One stretch of Nicotiana tabacum cultivar K326 chromosome 18, ASM71507v2, whole genome shotgun sequence DNA includes these proteins:
- the LOC107784001 gene encoding uncharacterized protein LOC107784001, with product MVASFHSFTLAIVACALVFCVQVTLGSITCENLNKDSCTFAISSTGKRCVLEKHLRRSGEEVYACKTLEIEADKLKNWIETDQCIQACGVDRNTLGISSDSLLECHFTQKLCSPQCYKHCPNIVDLYFNLAAGEGVYLPRLCEKQGGNARRGMAEIKNSGIVAPAPESGVKPVNFMITPAMAPAS from the exons ATGGTTGCTTCATTCCACAGCTTTACTTTGGCTATTGTTGCTTGTGCACTTGTCTTCTGTGTGCAAGTCACTCTAG GGAGCATAACATGCGAGAATCTAAACAAGGACTCATGCACTTTTGCGATATCAAGTACCGGGAAGCGTTGTGTGTTAGAGAAACATCTCCGAAGGAGTGGTGAAGAAGTATATGCATGTAAGACGTTGGAAATTGAGGCTGATAAGCTCAAAAACTGGATTGAAACCGACCAGTGTATTCAGGCTTGCGGTGTTGATAGGAATACCCTCGGAATTTCTTCTGATTCTCTCCTCGAGTGCCACTTTACCCAGAAGCTGTGCTCCCCTCAATGCTACAAACATTGCCCTAATATTGTTGATCTCTACTTCAACCTTGCTGCTGGCGAAG GTGTATATCTTCCCAGATTGTGTGAAAAACAAGGTGGAAATGCACGCCGTGGAATGGCGGAGATCAAAAACTCGGGAATAGTTGCACCAGCACCGGAATCGGGAGTCAAGCCCGTCAATTTTATGATTACTCCGGCAATGGCTCCAGCTTCCTAA